The following proteins are encoded in a genomic region of Pikeienuella piscinae:
- a CDS encoding ABC transporter substrate-binding protein, translated as MTSKRFTRRGAALIAAGVFAGAIAIGAAGAEEKPIKIGLTTDLTGIAASYAQAQVDSVQMAIDEINEAGGVKGRKFELLVRDSKLKPELGSSLTRDLIVREKIDYLIGPDASSVGVAVTGVAKQYKKVVVMTIPNTPRLVGELFHPYFFTIVPSGTMLARAMAEGIGPDNDKIAFIGGDYEASHQAIKYFGDWLAKVNPKAEIIDEQWPKLGEPDFTPYITQLMSAEPEIVFSYLWGADLITFIKQAKPYGFFEKTKFATLLFLDDLVALGDDMPDGILGQMYAPPFGTKSEKMDAFIKRFEDKYGHYPSDWAVMGYDGMKILAQGIANAKSWDSDDVAAAIQSHEYDGLQGVVTFRDVDHQGNVPSFLGTTGTVEGLPFKALVDIKRIDAETVMPTPEEILQQRSGG; from the coding sequence ATGACTAGCAAAAGGTTTACGCGGCGCGGAGCGGCGCTCATTGCGGCCGGGGTTTTCGCAGGCGCAATTGCAATCGGCGCCGCAGGCGCCGAAGAAAAGCCGATCAAGATCGGCTTGACCACCGACCTCACCGGCATCGCCGCCAGCTATGCGCAGGCGCAGGTGGATTCCGTGCAGATGGCGATCGACGAGATCAACGAAGCCGGCGGCGTGAAGGGCAGGAAGTTCGAGCTTCTGGTCCGCGATTCAAAGCTGAAACCCGAGCTAGGGTCGAGCCTCACCAGGGATCTCATCGTTCGCGAGAAGATCGATTACCTGATCGGTCCGGATGCAAGCTCTGTCGGCGTCGCGGTTACCGGTGTCGCCAAGCAATACAAGAAGGTCGTCGTGATGACGATCCCGAACACGCCCCGCCTGGTGGGCGAGCTCTTCCACCCCTATTTCTTCACGATCGTTCCTTCCGGCACCATGCTGGCGAGGGCGATGGCCGAGGGGATCGGCCCCGACAACGACAAGATCGCCTTCATCGGCGGCGATTACGAAGCCTCGCATCAGGCGATCAAGTATTTCGGCGACTGGCTCGCCAAGGTGAACCCGAAGGCGGAGATCATCGACGAGCAATGGCCGAAGCTGGGCGAGCCTGACTTCACCCCCTACATCACGCAGCTGATGTCGGCGGAGCCGGAGATTGTCTTTTCCTATCTCTGGGGCGCCGATCTCATCACCTTCATCAAGCAGGCCAAGCCCTACGGCTTCTTCGAGAAGACGAAGTTCGCGACTTTGCTCTTCCTCGACGACCTCGTGGCGCTCGGCGATGACATGCCGGACGGCATTCTTGGCCAGATGTACGCGCCACCCTTCGGCACCAAGAGTGAGAAGATGGACGCGTTCATCAAGCGGTTCGAGGACAAGTACGGTCATTATCCGTCGGATTGGGCGGTCATGGGCTATGACGGCATGAAAATCCTCGCTCAAGGAATCGCGAACGCGAAATCCTGGGATTCGGACGATGTCGCGGCGGCGATCCAGTCGCACGAATATGACGGGCTGCAAGGTGTCGTGACTTTCCGGGATGTCGATCACCAGGGCAACGTCCCGTCGTTCCTCGGTACGACCGGAACCGTGGAGGGTCTGCCCTTCAAGGCGCTCGTCGATATCAAGCGGATCGACGCGGAAACCGTAATGCCGACGCCGGAGGAGATCCTCCAGCAGCGTAGCGGCGGCTGA
- a CDS encoding Hpt domain-containing protein has product MSGDRAEGVSRLKEKLLELRWAYMAGMPRRLERLCALWTDYEATGGEAGLDEILRETHKIAGTATMYGLADLGSIAREIEDRLLDLQRDGAQVVPDELSAAMARFLNWRSED; this is encoded by the coding sequence ATGAGCGGCGACCGGGCCGAAGGCGTCTCGCGGCTGAAGGAAAAGCTCCTCGAACTGCGGTGGGCCTATATGGCGGGCATGCCGCGGCGCCTCGAGCGGCTATGCGCGCTATGGACGGATTACGAGGCGACGGGCGGCGAGGCGGGGCTGGACGAAATCCTGAGGGAAACCCACAAGATCGCCGGCACCGCGACGATGTACGGCCTGGCCGATCTCGGGTCGATCGCCCGAGAAATAGAGGATCGCCTGCTCGATTTGCAACGAGACGGCGCGCAGGTTGTTCCCGATGAGCTTTCCGCCGCCATGGCGCGATTTCTGAACTGGCGATCGGAGGACTGA
- a CDS encoding response regulator, whose protein sequence is MKQASSTVRNAQDRPHPVHLLICDDSIFMRMAIRTLCEEDPRIVVIGEARDGAEAIEAVRTLQPDVVTMDVDMPGVDGASATERIVRESEIPVIMLSGINRSRSALTDHLLECGAVDVIWKSASMMDIDIGGVAQTIIEKVLFWGQKPANPGPYPAGDPQDGAQAHDVVLLSLGDGGPHAVAAALGEPVAGTAPIIVAADIPMACMDGFMRRLGRVTGLPVTHVEDGTALHHDNIYVVPGTARLRLKREGDEMSFHPDPAAAPLSNNSAFSTTQVMLANAGMTALIVLLSGGRPTMQAMKLSAARGARILVQSPDTCVSSAGFAEVLADVESAKAATPGEIRRILGMR, encoded by the coding sequence ATGAAGCAGGCATCGTCAACCGTTCGAAACGCGCAGGACCGCCCCCATCCTGTGCATCTGCTGATCTGCGACGACTCCATCTTCATGCGTATGGCGATTCGGACGCTCTGCGAGGAGGACCCGCGCATTGTCGTGATTGGGGAAGCCAGGGATGGCGCGGAGGCGATCGAGGCTGTCCGCACGCTGCAGCCGGATGTCGTCACCATGGATGTCGACATGCCGGGCGTCGACGGCGCCTCCGCGACGGAGCGGATCGTGCGCGAAAGCGAAATCCCGGTCATCATGCTCAGCGGCATCAACCGCAGCCGGAGCGCGCTGACCGACCATCTGCTCGAGTGCGGCGCCGTGGACGTGATATGGAAATCCGCGTCGATGATGGACATTGATATCGGCGGTGTCGCGCAGACCATCATCGAGAAGGTGCTGTTCTGGGGACAGAAGCCGGCGAATCCGGGCCCCTATCCGGCCGGCGATCCACAAGACGGCGCGCAGGCGCATGACGTCGTGCTGCTGTCGCTTGGCGATGGTGGGCCGCACGCCGTCGCGGCCGCGCTCGGCGAACCGGTCGCCGGAACCGCGCCCATCATTGTGGCTGCGGATATTCCGATGGCCTGCATGGATGGATTCATGAGGCGCCTTGGCAGGGTGACCGGCCTTCCCGTGACGCATGTCGAGGACGGAACGGCGCTTCACCACGACAACATATACGTCGTCCCCGGGACCGCTCGGCTTCGTCTTAAGCGAGAGGGCGACGAAATGTCGTTCCATCCGGACCCGGCGGCGGCTCCGCTTTCGAACAACTCGGCTTTTTCCACGACCCAGGTGATGCTGGCCAACGCAGGGATGACGGCGCTGATCGTCCTGTTGTCCGGAGGGCGGCCCACGATGCAGGCGATGAAACTTTCCGCAGCGAGGGGCGCGCGCATTCTGGTGCAGTCGCCGGATACCTGCGTCTCGTCGGCGGGGTTCGCCGAGGTCTTGGCGGACGTCGAAAGCGCGAAGGCGGCGACGCCGGGGGAGATCAGACGCATCCTGGGGATGAGATGA
- a CDS encoding ATP-binding protein codes for MYTSIISMIESASVITLAVVFSLIVGDRLRGRFWANNIVFGVVFGLVGLLSMSSPVEVAPGVIVDARNVVTAMSAVIGGPLSAVITALCLIAVRWTIGGAGVIPGSVTISLVAATSVILVLWWKHRGQDRYRFSAALMLSAVVTACPVATVLYFSQIFDLSTSIEALMFSIPTNFFGVLLFSFLVIAEEQRRWALSAYADTQSQVRNLADNAPGVLFQLELVRENEIRFIYMSGGAQRYFRSSPDEIVANPNIVIDMLSQASRVQMEQSLHRSFDTQEAWFSEVKYRPSEGEERWLRVAAAKPRWDMKGRLIWDGSLFDITDDKRTQEMKNEFISTVSHELRTPLTSIRGSLGLISGGAAGELPAKASALVKIANSNAERLVRLINDILDIEKIESGHMPFHLKPQALFPLIKQSTDASRDYLPERKVELSLIDDAPDIRANVDADRLHQVLSNLLSNAIKHSPVNGKVSVALSRNGQRARIAVSDQGPGIPKTYRELVFEKFEQVDGSATKSVGGTGLGLSIVKAIVEKLDGEVSFETTVGVGTTFYVDLPEIVDSRTPIAGATETKIRGEGVAAETQARGKKILICEDEPDVAAVIVAMLRECDVESDVAPDIQTALARLSEGDYVAMTLDIRLAGESGIDLYQQIRMTPALKDLPIIVISAVVDEARKTLNGAALGVVDWLSKPIDIDRLRMAVTRARQGDFLRRPSVLHVEDDDDVVEIIAASLGDAVSFDFAKSVSGARKKLIDNHYDLIILDLELTDGSGVELLNEIPSDASVVIFSATEVDRDLADKVEAAMIKTKTSEIEIGTLVKALAEKRMNDRTCANEA; via the coding sequence ATGTACACTTCCATAATTTCAATGATCGAGAGCGCTTCGGTGATCACCCTCGCCGTAGTGTTCTCCTTGATTGTCGGAGACCGGCTGAGGGGACGCTTCTGGGCCAATAACATCGTCTTCGGCGTTGTCTTCGGACTGGTCGGGCTTCTCAGCATGTCGTCGCCGGTGGAGGTCGCTCCCGGCGTCATCGTCGATGCGCGGAATGTCGTCACGGCCATGTCCGCAGTTATTGGCGGACCGCTGAGCGCTGTCATAACCGCTCTTTGTCTGATCGCGGTGAGATGGACGATCGGAGGCGCCGGCGTCATTCCGGGGAGCGTCACCATCTCTCTGGTCGCGGCGACATCGGTCATCCTGGTGCTGTGGTGGAAGCATCGCGGACAGGACCGATACCGGTTCAGCGCCGCTCTGATGCTCTCGGCCGTCGTGACCGCGTGCCCCGTCGCGACGGTGCTTTACTTCAGCCAGATATTCGATCTCTCAACCAGCATTGAAGCGTTGATGTTCTCGATTCCGACGAATTTTTTCGGAGTGCTTCTGTTCAGCTTTCTGGTCATCGCGGAGGAGCAACGGCGCTGGGCGCTTTCCGCCTATGCGGACACCCAGAGTCAGGTCAGAAACCTGGCCGATAATGCGCCGGGCGTGCTCTTCCAGCTTGAGCTCGTGCGCGAAAACGAGATTCGGTTCATATACATGTCCGGCGGCGCGCAGCGCTATTTCCGATCCTCGCCGGACGAGATCGTCGCGAACCCAAACATTGTCATCGACATGTTGTCCCAGGCCTCTCGGGTGCAGATGGAACAATCGCTGCACCGATCGTTCGATACGCAGGAGGCCTGGTTCTCCGAGGTGAAATACCGGCCCAGCGAAGGAGAAGAACGATGGCTCAGGGTCGCGGCCGCAAAGCCGCGATGGGACATGAAGGGTCGTCTCATCTGGGACGGCTCGCTGTTCGACATAACGGATGACAAGCGCACGCAGGAGATGAAGAACGAGTTCATCTCCACTGTCAGCCACGAACTGCGAACGCCGCTGACCTCGATCCGCGGTTCACTCGGGCTGATAAGCGGCGGCGCGGCTGGAGAACTTCCCGCGAAAGCCTCGGCTCTGGTGAAGATCGCAAACTCCAACGCGGAGCGGCTGGTGCGCCTGATCAACGACATCCTCGACATCGAGAAGATCGAGTCGGGGCATATGCCGTTTCATTTGAAACCCCAGGCGCTCTTTCCCCTGATCAAGCAGTCGACCGACGCCAGCCGGGACTATCTACCTGAAAGGAAAGTCGAGCTCTCTCTGATTGACGACGCGCCCGACATTCGCGCAAACGTGGACGCTGACCGGCTCCATCAGGTCCTGAGCAACCTGCTTTCCAACGCGATCAAACACTCGCCTGTCAATGGAAAGGTCAGCGTCGCGCTCAGCCGGAACGGTCAGCGCGCGCGCATCGCGGTATCCGATCAGGGACCGGGCATCCCCAAAACATACCGTGAACTGGTTTTCGAGAAGTTCGAGCAGGTCGACGGCTCGGCGACGAAATCGGTCGGCGGCACCGGTCTGGGCCTGAGCATCGTCAAGGCGATCGTCGAGAAGCTCGACGGAGAAGTCTCCTTCGAGACAACCGTGGGCGTTGGAACGACTTTCTATGTCGACCTGCCCGAGATCGTCGACTCCCGGACACCTATCGCGGGCGCGACAGAGACGAAGATTCGCGGAGAAGGAGTCGCCGCGGAAACGCAGGCCCGCGGCAAGAAGATCCTGATTTGCGAGGATGAACCGGATGTGGCGGCGGTGATCGTCGCAATGCTTCGGGAATGCGACGTCGAAAGCGACGTGGCGCCCGATATCCAGACCGCCCTCGCGCGGCTTTCTGAGGGCGACTACGTCGCCATGACGCTCGACATCCGGCTGGCGGGGGAATCCGGCATCGACCTCTATCAACAAATCCGGATGACGCCCGCGCTGAAGGACCTGCCGATCATCGTCATCTCGGCTGTTGTGGACGAGGCGCGGAAGACCCTGAACGGCGCGGCGTTGGGCGTCGTGGACTGGCTGAGCAAACCGATCGATATTGACCGGCTGAGGATGGCCGTGACGCGCGCGCGCCAGGGCGACTTTCTTCGTCGTCCTTCGGTTCTCCATGTCGAGGACGACGACGACGTGGTCGAGATCATCGCCGCCTCGCTCGGCGATGCCGTATCCTTCGATTTCGCCAAGTCGGTCTCCGGCGCCAGAAAGAAGCTCATCGACAACCACTATGATCTGATCATCCTGGACCTCGAATTGACGGACGGTTCGGGAGTGGAGTTGCTCAACGAAATTCCGAGCGACGCGTCGGTCGTGATCTTCTCGGCGACCGAGGTCGACCGGGACCTTGCCGACAAGGTCGAAGCGGCGATGATCAAGACCAAGACCTCCGAGATTGAGATCGGGACGCTGGTGAAGGCCTTGGCGGAAAAGCGGATGAATGACAGAACCTGCGCGAACGAGGCATAG
- a CDS encoding ABC transporter ATP-binding protein, with protein sequence MSGPVLELDRVSKSFGAFRAVSKVSVALEKGEILGLIGPNGAGKSTLLNLASGALHPTSGDIRYHGRSIAGAHPHALVHRGIARSFQITAIFPRLTVVENVRIALMARRGLCRDFLRPAGKMLKTEIATLLERVRMSDRAERYAGELAAGDRKRLEFAIALAGDPSVVLLDEPTAGMSGAERAVVVEVIMDLNAREGVSLLFTEHDIDMVFAIAQRIVVLHQGEKIADGAPTEVRASPRVQEVYLGEAANA encoded by the coding sequence ATGAGTGGCCCGGTTCTTGAACTCGACCGTGTCTCGAAGAGCTTCGGCGCTTTCCGCGCGGTATCGAAGGTCAGCGTCGCGCTGGAGAAGGGCGAGATACTCGGGCTGATCGGCCCGAACGGGGCGGGAAAGAGCACGCTCCTCAATCTCGCCTCGGGCGCCCTTCACCCGACTTCGGGCGACATCCGATATCATGGACGCAGCATCGCCGGGGCGCACCCGCACGCGCTTGTTCATCGTGGGATCGCGCGCTCCTTTCAGATCACCGCGATCTTTCCCCGTCTGACCGTGGTGGAGAACGTGCGGATCGCTCTCATGGCTCGACGGGGACTCTGCCGCGATTTCCTGCGCCCCGCCGGAAAGATGCTGAAGACGGAAATCGCGACGCTTCTGGAACGCGTGCGCATGAGCGATCGTGCGGAACGCTATGCGGGCGAACTCGCCGCAGGCGACCGCAAACGTCTCGAATTCGCCATCGCGCTCGCCGGCGATCCGTCCGTCGTCCTTCTTGACGAGCCGACCGCGGGCATGAGCGGCGCGGAACGGGCGGTGGTGGTCGAAGTCATCATGGACCTCAACGCGCGGGAGGGCGTGAGCCTTCTCTTCACCGAGCACGATATCGATATGGTCTTCGCCATCGCGCAGCGCATCGTCGTCTTGCACCAGGGTGAAAAGATCGCGGATGGCGCGCCGACCGAGGTGCGAGCCAGCCCGCGTGTGCAGGAGGTGTATCTCGGAGAAGCGGCCAATGCTTGA
- a CDS encoding ABC transporter ATP-binding protein: MLECSDLVTHYDAAQILFGVSFSLEKGRSACLIGRNGVGKTTCLRSIMGLTPPSSGAVTFESAPIAGLPAFRIAQRGIGFVPEDRRIFPDLTVEENLMIAERPGEGGVAWSIRKAYDVFPPLYDFRARQGGYLSGGQQQMLTIARTLMGSPRLLLLDEPTEGLSPLVVRALEQAILRLKEEGLTMLLAAQDVNFAHNVADEVYVMNRGAIVYRGTVAEAKSATDELRAHLAV, from the coding sequence ATGCTTGAGTGCAGTGATCTCGTCACACATTACGATGCGGCCCAGATATTGTTTGGCGTCTCGTTCAGCCTGGAGAAGGGCCGCTCAGCCTGCCTGATCGGCCGGAACGGCGTCGGCAAGACGACCTGCCTCCGCTCGATCATGGGACTCACGCCGCCGAGTTCGGGCGCGGTCACTTTCGAGAGCGCGCCGATCGCCGGCCTGCCGGCGTTCCGCATCGCGCAGCGCGGTATTGGTTTCGTGCCGGAGGATCGGAGAATTTTCCCCGACCTCACCGTCGAAGAGAACCTGATGATCGCCGAGCGGCCCGGCGAGGGTGGCGTCGCCTGGAGCATTCGGAAGGCCTATGATGTTTTCCCGCCGCTCTATGACTTCCGGGCGCGGCAGGGCGGCTACCTCAGCGGCGGCCAGCAGCAGATGCTTACGATTGCGCGGACGCTGATGGGTTCGCCCCGCCTCCTCCTCCTTGACGAGCCGACCGAAGGACTGTCACCGCTCGTCGTACGGGCGTTGGAGCAGGCCATTCTCCGCCTGAAGGAGGAAGGCTTGACGATGCTTCTTGCGGCGCAGGATGTGAATTTCGCGCACAACGTCGCCGATGAAGTCTACGTCATGAACAGGGGAGCGATCGTCTATCGCGGGACGGTCGCCGAGGCGAAATCGGCGACCGATGAATTGCGCGCCCACCTGGCGGTATGA
- a CDS encoding amidohydrolase family protein — MKRVLIRSADWVVAWDEAARGHTYLRNADVLLEGDRIAEIGSALDGEAVSGAEIVDGRNFMVMPGLVDIHSHLCHEPINKGYTDETGSSKLYSSNLYEYMPTMRGDDEVAPWQTRLACAELLMSGVTTIVDMAVPYPGWTEALAESGLRAYVAPMFRSARWFTRNGHVVEYDWSDDQGFAAMEDALSLVDAAEKHPSGRLSGMVVPAQVDTCTPELLRASYAEAAKRGMRWQTHAAQSLPEFHEITRRHGFTPIQWLGELGVLGESSLVGHTIFVDDHPDTLWHTTTDVRLMAETGATVAHCPTVFMRRGMALCDVGRYLRAGVKVAIGTDTFPHNMIEEMRHVGYVARLMAKSPHTLSTRDVFNAATLGGAASLGRDDIGRLAPGGKADLVMVDMTHPLMHPTRDPIRSLVYAAADRAVHTVYVNGEKVVEDGRALRLDIDRAAREVTAGQVRAERLVPERDLVAGRSANEMSPLTFPTS; from the coding sequence GTGAAGCGCGTATTGATACGAAGTGCCGATTGGGTTGTGGCATGGGACGAAGCTGCGCGCGGCCACACCTATCTCAGGAATGCGGATGTGCTCCTGGAGGGCGACCGCATAGCCGAGATCGGCAGCGCGCTCGACGGCGAGGCGGTGAGCGGCGCGGAGATTGTCGATGGCCGCAATTTCATGGTCATGCCCGGCCTGGTCGATATCCACAGTCATCTCTGCCATGAGCCGATCAACAAGGGCTATACCGACGAGACCGGTTCATCAAAGCTCTACAGTTCGAATCTCTATGAATACATGCCGACGATGAGGGGCGATGACGAAGTTGCGCCCTGGCAGACCCGGCTGGCCTGCGCTGAGCTTCTGATGTCGGGCGTCACCACGATCGTCGACATGGCGGTCCCTTACCCGGGCTGGACCGAAGCGTTGGCGGAAAGCGGGCTGCGCGCCTATGTTGCGCCGATGTTCCGTTCCGCGCGGTGGTTCACCCGCAACGGGCACGTGGTCGAATATGACTGGAGCGACGATCAGGGCTTCGCCGCCATGGAAGACGCTCTTTCGCTGGTGGACGCCGCAGAAAAACACCCGTCGGGCCGATTGTCCGGGATGGTCGTGCCGGCGCAGGTCGATACCTGCACCCCCGAACTCCTCCGCGCGAGTTACGCTGAAGCGGCCAAACGCGGGATGCGCTGGCAAACCCATGCGGCCCAGTCGCTCCCCGAATTTCACGAGATCACCCGCCGCCACGGGTTCACCCCAATCCAGTGGCTGGGCGAGTTGGGCGTGCTGGGCGAGAGCTCGCTCGTCGGTCACACGATCTTCGTCGACGACCACCCCGATACCCTATGGCATACCACCACCGATGTGCGCCTCATGGCGGAAACCGGCGCAACCGTCGCTCATTGCCCTACCGTTTTCATGCGGCGCGGCATGGCGCTCTGCGATGTCGGCCGGTATCTTCGGGCCGGCGTCAAGGTTGCCATCGGCACCGACACCTTCCCGCACAACATGATAGAAGAGATGCGCCATGTCGGCTACGTCGCCCGGCTGATGGCGAAGAGCCCGCACACTCTCAGCACGCGCGACGTGTTCAATGCGGCGACGCTGGGCGGCGCCGCATCGCTCGGCCGCGACGATATCGGGCGCCTGGCGCCTGGCGGCAAAGCTGATCTGGTGATGGTGGACATGACGCACCCGCTGATGCACCCCACCCGCGATCCGATCCGTAGTCTGGTCTATGCGGCGGCTGACCGCGCCGTGCATACTGTCTATGTGAACGGTGAAAAGGTGGTCGAAGACGGACGCGCCCTGCGTCTCGACATCGATCGAGCGGCGCGCGAGGTGACCGCCGGTCAGGTTCGCGCCGAACGGTTGGTGCCGGAGCGCGACCTCGTCGCGGGGCGATCGGCGAACGAGATGTCACCGCTTACTTTTCCGACATCCTGA
- a CDS encoding branched-chain amino acid ABC transporter permease, whose amino-acid sequence MLHLNARSKAGLYTLLLAVLAIFPLIVEESNLFLTVDVLIAALFAMSYNIVLGQTGLLSFGHAAFYGLGAYTVALLQMHLGWPIEVGIVVAPLVTGAFALAIGFFTVRVSGMYFAMLTLAFSQLIFAMVAGWYSFTGGDNGAPVMPPDYLFDTTNFYYLALGVVTACICFIRLLVGSPFGAALAAIRENPERARFIGVDIRFYQLAAFTISGALTGIAGALQAAFHQMAFPSLLFWPQSAEPVLMTLAGGIQTFFGPAIGAALFTILNFFVASYTDYPLFVFGVVVLVLVLFLPDGIVGTLFSKERRYRPGAPKDGAELAVSANAPKSPKGAPS is encoded by the coding sequence ATGCTGCATCTCAACGCCAGATCGAAGGCGGGACTCTACACCCTGCTTCTCGCCGTTCTCGCGATCTTTCCGCTTATTGTGGAGGAGAGCAATCTCTTCCTCACCGTCGATGTGCTGATCGCGGCGCTCTTTGCAATGAGTTACAACATCGTGCTCGGACAGACCGGCCTCCTCTCTTTCGGTCATGCCGCGTTCTACGGGTTAGGCGCATACACGGTCGCGCTCTTGCAGATGCATCTTGGCTGGCCGATTGAAGTCGGGATCGTCGTCGCGCCGCTCGTCACCGGGGCGTTCGCGCTGGCGATCGGCTTTTTCACCGTTCGCGTGTCCGGCATGTATTTCGCGATGCTGACGCTCGCCTTCTCGCAGCTGATCTTCGCGATGGTCGCGGGCTGGTATTCGTTCACTGGCGGCGACAATGGCGCGCCGGTGATGCCGCCCGACTATCTGTTCGACACGACCAACTTCTACTATCTCGCGCTGGGGGTGGTGACCGCCTGTATCTGCTTCATTCGTTTACTCGTCGGCTCGCCCTTCGGCGCGGCGCTGGCCGCGATCCGCGAGAATCCGGAACGCGCGCGCTTCATCGGCGTCGATATCCGGTTCTACCAACTCGCCGCCTTCACGATCTCCGGCGCGCTTACCGGAATCGCCGGCGCGCTCCAGGCGGCGTTCCACCAGATGGCCTTTCCGTCCCTGCTGTTCTGGCCGCAATCGGCGGAGCCGGTGCTGATGACGCTGGCGGGCGGCATCCAGACCTTCTTCGGCCCGGCGATCGGCGCCGCGCTCTTTACGATCCTGAATTTCTTCGTTGCGAGCTACACGGACTACCCTCTCTTCGTCTTTGGCGTCGTCGTCCTAGTGCTCGTTCTCTTTCTCCCGGATGGAATCGTCGGAACGCTCTTTTCGAAGGAGCGGCGCTATCGCCCTGGGGCCCCGAAGGATGGCGCCGAACTCGCCGTGTCCGCGAATGCCCCCAAATCCCCGAAAGGCGCGCCGTCATGA
- a CDS encoding branched-chain amino acid ABC transporter permease, whose amino-acid sequence MWTDIFIQILSGVSRGMILFVVASGLTLIFGVLRIPNFAHGSFYMLAAFVAYAVTHAVGGSNLGFAASLLMAPLILGVFGLVFEFMLLRRIAGRLHLYQLIMTFAMTLIIADGIKMIWGGAYRSVGYPPLLSGSVEIFGRPFPTYYLLVIAVGLIIAGLLSLLMERTRFGRTVSAAVVDPEMVGALGVNVPRLYTLVFGLGAALAGLGGALAAPVGSVSLGIGDSIIIESFAVVIIGGSGSIPGALAAALIIGVVQSLGIMVAPRLAIAFVFIALCVVLLVRPQGLLGRRV is encoded by the coding sequence ATGTGGACCGACATCTTCATCCAGATCCTGAGCGGGGTCAGCCGCGGCATGATCCTTTTCGTGGTCGCCTCCGGCCTGACGCTGATCTTCGGAGTGCTGCGCATTCCGAATTTCGCGCACGGTTCATTCTACATGTTGGCGGCATTCGTCGCCTACGCCGTCACCCACGCCGTAGGCGGCTCCAATCTCGGCTTCGCAGCCTCCCTGCTCATGGCGCCGCTGATCCTCGGGGTGTTTGGGCTCGTCTTCGAATTCATGCTGCTGCGCCGGATCGCCGGGCGGCTACATCTTTACCAGCTGATCATGACCTTCGCGATGACGCTGATCATCGCCGACGGGATCAAGATGATCTGGGGCGGCGCCTATCGTTCGGTCGGCTATCCGCCGCTTCTGAGCGGTAGCGTGGAAATCTTTGGCCGCCCGTTTCCGACCTATTATCTTCTCGTCATCGCTGTCGGGCTAATTATCGCCGGCCTTCTCAGCCTGCTGATGGAGCGCACCCGGTTCGGCCGGACCGTCAGCGCGGCCGTCGTTGACCCGGAAATGGTCGGCGCGCTCGGCGTCAATGTCCCGCGGCTCTACACGCTCGTATTCGGCCTCGGCGCTGCGCTCGCCGGGCTCGGCGGCGCGCTTGCGGCGCCTGTCGGTTCGGTGTCTCTCGGCATCGGCGACTCGATCATCATCGAGAGTTTCGCGGTGGTGATCATCGGCGGCAGCGGATCCATTCCGGGCGCGCTCGCGGCCGCGCTGATCATCGGCGTGGTGCAATCACTTGGCATCATGGTGGCGCCAAGACTCGCAATCGCATTCGTCTTCATCGCGCTCTGCGTCGTGCTTCTGGTCCGACCGCAAGGTCTTCTGGGGAGGCGCGTCTGA
- a CDS encoding response regulator, giving the protein MSTVKVMYVDDEEDIRQVAEMSLQLDPELDVRTCASGAEALKEARAWRPDLILLDVMMPGMDGPETLTRLRREVTEVSAPVVFVTARTQAYEVDRYVSLGAAGVIAKPFDPMTLAEQAKAHISS; this is encoded by the coding sequence ATGAGCACCGTGAAAGTCATGTATGTAGACGATGAAGAAGATATCCGGCAGGTCGCCGAGATGTCTCTTCAACTGGACCCGGAACTCGACGTCAGGACCTGCGCTTCCGGCGCCGAGGCGTTGAAGGAGGCCCGCGCCTGGCGCCCGGACCTGATTCTCCTTGATGTCATGATGCCCGGCATGGATGGCCCGGAGACGCTGACGCGACTGCGTCGCGAAGTGACTGAGGTTAGCGCGCCGGTGGTGTTCGTGACCGCCCGGACACAGGCCTACGAGGTCGATCGCTATGTGTCGCTCGGCGCCGCGGGCGTGATCGCGAAACCTTTTGACCCGATGACGCTTGCGGAGCAGGCCAAGGCCCACATTTCGTCATAG